The genomic interval aattcttttctgaatctagaactcgGGTCAACTTTTTtcttaggtttaacgtaacccagaccatagtgcattcttctgttcatctgatttacattcctttcaactgaaacAGTAGGTACCtctggttcctgtaccacactggatttcacaaagtgaatgtatttccctttgcatatatccagtgttggcttagtattaGTTTCAGATgagccttcattattacaaaaaccgagaccactcctatctcctgactgtttttgtaattcttgcatcttttccaatgaaacagaagacttgttccaagcatttaccagtagcgacaacttctggttttcagaaagcaccttctggtaatctgttttggctctttcattctcagttattaatttactcatcttaacttgtaaatcattacagctttctacttgcaagcaagttaacttagtGTTCcgattctttaagttctgattttcgatcttaacttcttcaaatgattgagaaagtctggaatactcttttaccatgtcatgtagtgcatcaatcaaatcatttcgtgtaaattcatttgagtcaaaatcaaatacctcttcaaatgtcgaggttgagtcattgtctgccatgagacatttgacttcttctgcatcactatcactggaatggctttctgagtcagatgactcagaactagagtccgcccatttggatttgctttcttcggcaatcattgcttttcgatctcttctggtctttttgtcatttctcttgtgatcctttctcttttgatcatccttctttggtttaggacaatcagcaatgaagtgacctatctttccacagttaaaacatCCCAtgtcaccagatggtgaatctttcttgaagttgcgattgggaccttGATAAGCTCGATGGtttttcttcatgaacctggagaatttctttacaaataaggacatagcatcactactgatttgttcagcagtcttctccaatgtATTGTCAGTGATCACAGTAGGTAATGCCTGAGGtgcaactgcagcagcagtagaagaggtagtggcagtagcagtaaaagtagtagcagtagcagcaagagccttggtaggtaggcttgaaggctcttctccacttcttacttctaattcgaactcgtaagctttcagatctgcaaataagtcgtgcagttccaatttgttcaaatctttggacactctcatagccattgttttaacatcacattctctgggtaaggctctcatcaccttgagggctatctctctgttgctatgctctttacccagagctgttagctcattaaccaggctactgaatctttcatcaaactcattcagagtttcaccagctctcatttttaaattttcgaacttctgcattgctacagacagtttgttttctttcgtttgctcatttccttcacatatctggatgagcttctcccaaatatcctttgcagtagaacacattttgatcttgctaaaagtgttcttgtcgagagttttatacagtATATCTTTCGCTACATTATCAAGGTTGGActttttcttatcttcactggtccattcacttcttgatttttcaaccatctgtggtgcaccctcagtaacagcaacagctgtattaggctttaatattttcagtggaccatctgtgatgacataccacatgtcatcatcttgtgctgcaagatgagcttgcattctgatcttccagtcatcgaaatcttccttagagaacatagggatcttgccaaagtgtgccatttgttgtagtttttcacgaacaagaataacctgctctgataccaattgttgaggatcgaagttgagtttagaggggggtgaataagctctactcgtttttctttcttttctgatgaggtactaaaatcctgttagggatagtagtttatcttgtgcgaatactttcacctgattacaataaaacgtgcggaaacaatctgatgaagtagttgaaagacaataaaacagtaggcagcagttgtttatggaagttcgaagataaactcttctacgtctccccttctcctgtttccagaaggtataactaaaagactttggatattacagtacaactcttgtacacacgaacttcagaaggacttaaacctcggcctactgaaactcttagtttctcaactcacaaaaatgcgaaacacaaagttctgaaaagactcttttcagattacaaactcttctagaTAAAGTATAAgggatgtaaagattgtgaagagtgtaagaatcagtagcacaagatgatcttcgaaagatcagatattagctatgaagcgtgtgctacttttctttgtgttgaacttaagtactcaaggaatttcgagatttgtcTGATGAGAGATGATAGCTTTTGTTCCTTGAACGATGATATTAAGCGAAGTGAAGtgtcgtataaggatttgatccatgtatatataatcgactgagttcaacgttcacaatcagagaatGTCTCCAGaaaactgatacaatcagctttattaccaaaagaagttcctgcagaaaagctataaaacaatcagtcttgtttcatacttaattgggtaaaatgcattaaatgactccgtatagtatttaatgctgcaattaatactagtactaggaactctttaacggtaaaaataaaggtagcaacgttaggaaacgtcctctactggttttgtattactatcctttctactggtttagttttatgagaccagtagcttctgataagttagtctactgttctggtctgctgatTTTAGttaatcatcgccacaataaaattcatgtctaacaaacatattatactatcatgtatccgtgaactttgtaatatagaagaaaattatcactttagtaatacgtaataattaaaattttgtacaaaaagaagaataatattttttacttctcggtCATGGAAAacagatttcaaacttaatttcTCGTTGTTCTCGTTGTTTCCATGTGTATGTAGTTCATAACAAGgaataaatctaaatttaaacgaacattacatcttgaaaggattcaactcatatatggtgCTGAACAGATGAgtcatttcagaattcaattttggagtagataaatttagtaagataaatagaataaaattggtttctaataaaatatgCAATACTGCAttagttataatttaaaattcaaataagacatcccaaaggacaaaaattatacattggatgcttttgacagaattatataatacattaactctttcaaattatgaAAATCTCGAATTGTATACATTGAGTGTCAAGAACTTCTTATTATTGATGGTAATATAGATGTTTATTGAGAGTAATTTAATGTACATTTGAAATTCTTTTGAatctatctcttttaattttctcgtgttctcttatttgaatttttaataagacaattcaaaatatacaatatacatatggttttgaaaaaaaaaaatacaatgcattaattctttcaaattaaggtaattttgaaataatatgcATTTGTGATTAAAAAATTAGGATTATTAAATGGTAATTTAATGTCCATTGGAAAACATTGTTGTAGTGATAATTTTTAAcactcaaccaattttatttttggaaaaaataaataaaataattaaatattttatttattttttagtaagtaatttggGCAGAAAATTACTTAAGAtaacaaaatgtatttttgaatgatttacctcATGAGCGATACTGAACATTTTATaccatttttaattaaattgattgatataatcaatgcaaaaaatttaatatagttTACATTTTCAATATAGTTTAGTTtcaatttgagtaaaaaaataaaaacatataatacataaattacatttgcattattttaaaaattaattaaattcaaaattgaattaaatgaattaatataattaatgcaaataataattgaagtgatcatTTATTGCGGTACACatatatatcttttttttttttagaaatgacattttatttaaaatttatttatacaatttgtaataaaaataaaatatatcttaATAAACAAATCATATCACAAATTaaaattgattgatataatcaatgtaaaatttttattgtggtttatgttttcaatagagtttagtttctattttaataaaaaaaaataataaaagacatataacacatatattatatttgaattaatataaaaataaattaaattcaaacttgaactaaatgaattgatataatcaatgcaaacaatacATGAAATTAACATTTATTGTAGTACATATATTTCAACATTCatgatatattttttcttttttagaaatgatattttgacgaaaaattactatttttacaaaactttgtttatttatatatattttgtatatatatatatatatatatatatatatatatatatatatatatatatatatatatatatatatatatatatatatatatatatcaaaagttAGTTTTTCGATTGAATAAAATCACATAGAATGTTTTCTCGTTATTTTCGAGATTTTCATAGAATTTCTGTATGAATCAATAAGTTACCATTGTTGCTATATGCTTTCTTcatcaataattaatttcttcACAGCTTTTAACTAAATTCTAGTCTACAGTGCGTATAAAAATCCAGATGACTGGGTGAAATGCATAAATAAAAAAGATTCTAACTTTAGAAAGATGTGAAAAAATCAACAGCATGTCATTCCCTTTTACAGATATCTTGCCATCAAATAAAAAGAACATGTCGAACAGCAGATTAAAGTGAATAAACATACTTGTACAGATATCCTAGACGGGTTCTGTACTGAAATTATGCCTGCAGTGATGCAAAGTGAACTGATTGGGGAAGGTAATTATTTCTAAATTTCACCGTGCTCAAACGCCATTCGAAAACTAATTAAACCAACACATTCAAAATTATATCAAGATGAGTAACATTCATGTTTCTCAATCTAACTGAATCAGGCATCAAAATTCCACCTGCTCGATGGAGAAAGGGAGATAACTAATGCATGCAAAAGTTTTGTTCGGTCGAGAATTTAACAAGACTAGCTCTGGGAAAGTTCTCGGCTACGCTTTGAGGCAGCAACAACAGCGTTCATCAAAATTCCACGAAAGCTAGCCTTCTCCAATTCATGAATTCCAGCTATGGATGTGCCACCGGGCGATGCAACATCATCTTTCAGCTGACCAGGATGCTTCCCCATGTCAGCAACGCGGTTCCTAAAACCTGCAATAAGGCACATAGTTCATAGCCGTAGCCTACTTCGTAACTCCTATAAGGCTATAACAGGTTCGTTAATCCTATAACAGGGTACTGAAAATTGAGCATGTAATTCAGGTATAACGCCAAGACACGTTTTAATCAAAATATCTCGTTAAGCTAATAAAGTTTCAAGCAAAGGTGTAAGATGAAGTGTCTCCTGCTGTTTCAAAATTAGTTGATGATAATGGCAAAACTcaaatctttaaaattttacacCAGCCAAAAACCTAGGTTTTGCACACCATGTTGCACCGGCAACCAGCCGGAAATCGTAGGTTGAATTGTTAAGaggaaattttcaagaacaaAACTTCATGCATGCAATAACTCACAGTTTGTGAAGCTATACCGAGTGCCAGTTCTCGAGGCAAACCAGCAGCTACACCACCATCAGCTAAAGCTTCTATTGCTAAATACATGTATGCCGGTTCACTACCACTGTTCGTAAACAGAAAATATTAGGTAAAAAATCAAGAATTAGACTTTCGTTCTCAACAAAAAACTATAGAACGGTTTTTTCTGAGACCTCAGCCCAGTGATTGCATCGAACAGTTTCTCATCCGCAGTCCACACTTTGCCAATTGCTCCAAACAGCTTCCCAATTATTTCTCCATCATTCTTTGTTGCCATGGCACCAAGGCTTATAACTGCACAACTAAGTAGAATGTCTCTCAACATAGGCAGACACAAGCCCTAAGCTAACAATGTTCATTCATCACATGTGCATACCAATATACTTACAAGATAATCACTAAAATAATAAGGCATAAAATGTGATCCCCTTTTGTAATATTAACATTCCCAAGATGACCACAAAGATAATAAGGAAAATGGAAAGTGATACACGGATGATGATACCTGATGTCGCCAAACCAACAGCAGCTGGAGTGTTTGGCATTACTCGGATAAACCGACTGTGACAAGCCCATTCCTGGATATCCATGGACCAGTAAGAATATTCAAAACACTGTGAGCTAAAATCAATTATTAGAACCATTGAGATTTGGACTAGAACTAGATAGTGCACATATATGATGTATAACCATATTCATAGAAGCATTAAGAGTTGAGATTGTACTGTACATTACAACCTGAAGATCTTTTAGCTTAACTCCAGCAACAACGGATACCAAGAGCTGCTTATCTTTAACTACAGAATCAACAGAATAACAGAGCTGTCAAAGCATtgccataatatatatatataacggaTACCAAGAGCTGCTTATCTTTAACTACAGAATCAACAGAATGACAGAGCTGTCAAAGCATtgccataatatatatatatatgtgtgtgtgtgtgtgtgttacaCACCCACCGTATACACTTACGTGAGCACCAATGAGGTGACATTTACCTATTGTACGTACAATATTTCTATGTTTCATCATATCCAATAAGAGAGTGACACATCATCGATGGTGAGCACGGTGGGTGTGCAATACATCAAAactgagtatatatatataggacgATAGTTCCCTTCCCTCCCTCCACAATGAGAAAAGAAAAGAGAAGGAAAAAAGGTAAAAAGGAACATTATGGAAACAATGATGATGAATTTTTCACAGCTTGTCTTCAAAATTTATTGAACTTTACTGTTTTGTAATGCTAAATACAGATGCATATAATGTTCCTCGTAAataaatgagaaaaatttgTTCTTTCAACTTTATCAAATAAACTGTTCATTTGAAGAGTAAGAATGAAGTAGCATTTTCACTTGCATCATTGCTCCAAACTACATACCAAAAAACCAGCTAAAGCTCGTAGATACATCATCAATAGAGTAGCAAAGTAAAAACTAAATACAAGAAATTGGAGAAACACCAGAAAGGGAGCACACCAACTTTGAGGTTTAACAGAGAATATGATTACACTGTCTTCTATAACCTACCTCCGAGACAAGCAATTCAAACGAAAAAATATCAAGAGTCGTgactaattattaattaaaaagtttAGCAAAATTTTGTGCCTCAGCGTAATGTTGCGGAAAGGTCAATTTACATAATCAGTTCACTGAAAGGGAACGGCACTGCCATGTAATTATAAAATAGCTATGCATTCAATATAGCAAACTATTAAAATGCAAGAATAAAGAGTGAATTTCATGGCATCAGTTTATAACcttccaaaataaaaaaaatcaaacaacTTGAGGTAGCTTGTCATGACAACACACTCTACATGACTATTGAGATATGAAATTCTTTTCTTCTACATGACCATTGAGATATGAAATTCTTTTCTGTATTCAATATTTCGTTTCTGTCCTTGACTTGACAGAATGCAACGCAAGAGTAGAAGACTAGAATAAAAGACATTccaaacaacaacaaaaaaactgAAATCGAGAGTTGTACTAGAAAAGGAGAAATCAAGAACCAGAGTGAGTTGAATATTGCAAAATGTGTTCTTTCCGCAGATATCACATCCATAGGCCCCATCAATATAGCTGGACATACACGCACATATGCGAGGAGAGAAAGAGAGAGTTGGCCCAGTAACAGGATGTACCTGCTTGTTATGATCAAGCATTTTGACGCCAAAAGATTCAAATGCAGCATGGCGAATCAAGGCATGATGGGCAGTTCTAATCTGGGAACCAGCCAACAATCTTGATTTCACTACACCTTTGGCAATGCTCTCAGCCATTTTTCCAGCTCCATTAAAACCAAGCTTGTACGAATCAGCTGGAATTGGTACAATGTTTGCCATTCTAGTGATGCTCTAGGCAAAGAAAATAGCATAATAAGAATTTGGTAAAATTTTAGCAGAAACTAAATCAAAATTCAATTACAACGTTAACATCGATGGTATAGACATCCTTTGTAGAAATAACCACAGGCATATAAATTTTAATCTAAAAAAATTGGTTTGCAAGACCCAGCATGCAAGCAGAATTATATGTGTATTCAAGTTGTTCCTCATCTATATCACAACATCACAGCACATATATATAGAATCACCATAAAATCAGTGTTGTCACTACTTAGACACAGCCCAGAACTTGAAATTTCATCTAGGGTTCTCAAAGTTATATCTTAACATCACAAGTCACAGCACAATGATTTAAATTACAGCTATCACAACTATAAGCTATAACATTGCTCCAAAACAGCCTCAAATGCCGACAACAAAGAGCGTCAGTCACGATTTCAGTTTGTGTTTGAATGAGGGTTAATATATTTCGACTTTGAAATgcaatatatgtatatgtattatccGCTGTAACATTCCATTGCTGCAGCAAGAAATCAAAAAAATTACACATACAGCCCCAAACTGAAAATCTAAAGCTACCCCAATTCAGATTCATTTCTGATTCACATTAGCACTAGAAATAGCGTAGCATCCCTTTGGAAATTCAATTACACATTGTGTAATATTGTCAAGCTCCATTGATTCTATCAGAAATCGAATTGTGCTGCAACCAACATGAATTAAAGGAGACAATCTACCAGCACCCCAGTGCTTACCTTGAACTCTCTACTCGATGCAGCTGCTAGAGATCTTGAAGAAATGCCGAGGGATAAGGTAGCAGCCTACTTTCTTGGTCTGAGTCGGACAAAAACCATTCTGTGTTGAGGTCCCAATAACCAGAATTCCTAAACCACGCAAAGGCTTGATTTTATGAGGAGCGGGAGCAGGGTGAAGTCAGAAACTTGATCAAGGGatgcaaaaattttgaaaaattaagaaTGAAATTCATAAAGGAAAAATTTTGATTCTACATGTTTCATTGGGTTTGGGCTATGAACAGAAAGATGAACAAATTTATTTCATTAAGAAATCTACTTATTCTAAGCCATAGAAGGCCCGTACTATAAAACTACCACCCTTAGATCCGCAAACTCGAATTCAATTTATTTGAAGATAGATTTGaagattgaaaattttaattttttttatttaaattagagCGAGTTCAAATTTCACCCCGAAGGATCCGAATATATTGGCGAGTAGGTCTAACTATTGTTCTAAAATAAATACTCGAAAGTTGatcgaaaaatatttatttaatatataattatataacaTCACTAAAGTATTAAAAATTACATCACATACTATCAAATAGAAAAATTAAGGCTCGAGTTTGGTCGGAAAAAAATGTTTGAACATGGTAAAGacgaatcaaatattttttgaataaGTTGCATTCGTTTACACTTTCAAACATAAAAACTCTTATGAGACCGTCAATTTTGTAAGATAGATATACAGACCGACATGaatcatgaaaaaaatattactttttactataaatatgaatcagatcgatATGTTGAACAGAAAAaatccatgagaccgtctctcaGAAAAACTACTTCATTTGAAAATGACACAAGACCATTATAAGTAGGGGTGAgcattcggtcggttcggtcgataggcataaccgaaccgaaaaccgaattaaccgaaaattgtgatttaactttaattatatatgtaattttttttaacactacAATCtacaaaaatacataaaaacataaaatcacacacatTACAAATATATAAGTTTTGTTTGAATACAATTaatacatgttttttttaataaaataacataacATGGACGGACGGCGTCTCGATCGGTGACGAAAGATGGCTGGGCAGTGGATGAAATCAAGAGTGGAGAATAGAGAAGTGAGAACGAGAAAACCAAGACGTTTAGAATTAGATTAGAATTAGggttgattttaaaattaaaaattttaaatatataaaaattgataaataataaaaatttattaaataatattatttattatatcggttaattcggttaaccgatttcaaaattttgaaaaccgtaaccgaaccgaattaaccgatataaccgaatttttttaatttgaaaaccgaatttcTGAAATAAGCGAACCAAATTTTCGAATTAGCTCGGTTCGATCGGTTTattcggtttaaccgaaatcttgctCACTCTAATTACAAATAAGTTTGGTTacgttttaaattta from Primulina eburnea isolate SZY01 chromosome 17, ASM2296580v1, whole genome shotgun sequence carries:
- the LOC140818736 gene encoding pyrroline-5-carboxylate reductase-like isoform X2; translated protein: MGLSQSVYPSNAKHSSCCWFGDISCAVISLGAMATKNDGEIIGKLFGAIGKVWTADEKLFDAITGLSGSEPAYMYLAIEALADGGVAAGLPRELALGFRNRVADMGKHPGQLKDDVASPGGTSIAGIHELEKASFRGILMNAVVAASKRSRELSQS
- the LOC140818736 gene encoding pyrroline-5-carboxylate reductase-like isoform X1; amino-acid sequence: MVLIIDFSSQCFEYSYWSMDIQEWACHSRFIRVMPNTPAAVGLATSVISLGAMATKNDGEIIGKLFGAIGKVWTADEKLFDAITGLSGSEPAYMYLAIEALADGGVAAGLPRELALGFRNRVADMGKHPGQLKDDVASPGGTSIAGIHELEKASFRGILMNAVVAASKRSRELSQS
- the LOC140818736 gene encoding pyrroline-5-carboxylate reductase-like isoform X3 — encoded protein: MPNTPAAVGLATSVISLGAMATKNDGEIIGKLFGAIGKVWTADEKLFDAITGLSGSEPAYMYLAIEALADGGVAAGLPRELALGFRNRVADMGKHPGQLKDDVASPGGTSIAGIHELEKASFRGILMNAVVAASKRSRELSQS